In a genomic window of Leifsonia xyli subsp. cynodontis DSM 46306:
- the argJ gene encoding bifunctional glutamate N-acetyltransferase/amino-acid acetyltransferase ArgJ, with protein sequence MSVTAAQGFAAAGVAAGLKPSGERDLALVRNRGPLTAAAAVFTTNRCKANPVLWSEQVIADGVVSAIVLNSGGANCYTGAAGFQVTHATAEAVAAALEVSAGDVLVCSTGLIGDQLDLAKLTAGVDAATAALATDAGLGAAEAIMTTDTRPKQAEQRSNAGWTIGGMAKGAGMLAPGLATMLVVITTDAVLGSAQLDSALRAATRVTFDRLDSDGCMSTNDTVALLGSGASGVEPDLDEFALALTEVCRSLATQLQEDAEGASHDITIEVVNALTEDDAVTVGRAVSRSNLFKAAIFGNDPNWGRVLAAVGTTDAAFDPYRIDVAINGVQVCAAGEPDQPRDRVDLAPRAVRVRIDLHAGDEGASILTNDLTHDYVHENSAYSS encoded by the coding sequence GTGAGCGTCACCGCTGCCCAGGGCTTCGCCGCCGCCGGTGTCGCCGCCGGTCTCAAGCCGAGCGGCGAGCGCGATCTGGCGCTCGTGCGCAACCGCGGGCCGCTGACCGCCGCGGCCGCCGTCTTCACCACGAACAGGTGCAAGGCCAACCCCGTGCTCTGGAGCGAGCAGGTCATCGCGGACGGCGTGGTCTCCGCGATCGTGCTCAACTCCGGAGGGGCGAACTGCTACACCGGGGCGGCGGGCTTCCAGGTCACGCACGCGACGGCCGAAGCGGTGGCCGCGGCCCTCGAGGTCTCGGCGGGCGATGTCCTCGTCTGCTCGACCGGCCTCATCGGCGACCAGCTCGACCTCGCCAAGCTGACGGCTGGGGTGGACGCCGCCACGGCCGCCCTCGCGACCGACGCCGGCCTCGGCGCGGCCGAGGCGATCATGACCACGGACACCCGGCCGAAGCAGGCCGAACAGCGCTCGAACGCGGGCTGGACCATCGGCGGGATGGCGAAGGGAGCCGGGATGCTGGCCCCCGGGCTCGCGACCATGCTCGTCGTGATCACCACGGACGCCGTGCTCGGCTCCGCGCAGCTCGACAGCGCGCTCCGCGCCGCCACGCGCGTCACCTTCGACCGCCTCGACTCCGACGGCTGCATGTCCACGAACGACACGGTCGCCCTGCTCGGCTCCGGGGCCAGTGGTGTCGAGCCCGACCTCGATGAGTTCGCGCTCGCGCTCACCGAGGTCTGCCGCAGCCTCGCGACGCAGCTGCAGGAAGACGCGGAGGGCGCCTCCCACGACATCACGATCGAGGTCGTGAACGCGCTCACCGAGGACGATGCGGTGACCGTCGGCCGCGCGGTGTCCCGCTCCAACCTGTTCAAGGCCGCCATCTTCGGCAACGACCCCAACTGGGGCCGCGTGCTCGCCGCGGTCGGCACGACCGACGCGGCCTTCGACCCCTACCGCATCGACGTCGCGATCAACGGCGTCCAGGTGTGCGCCGCGGGCGAGCCCGACCAGCCGCGCGACCGTGTCGACCTCGCCCCGCGCGCTGTGCGCGTCCGCATCGACCTGCACGCCGGGGACGAGGGCGCGAGCATCCTGACCAATGACCTGACCCACGACTACGTCCACGAGAACAGTGCCTACTCCAGCTGA
- the argC gene encoding N-acetyl-gamma-glutamyl-phosphate reductase gives MTLSVAVAGASGYAGGELLRILADHPDFDIRTVTAHQNAGQPLAAHQPQLRSLAGLTLSESTAENLAGHDAVFLALPHGKSGEIAAQLPADTLVVDCGADHRLEDPGAWAAFYGGEHFGSWAYGVPELPVGAGKQRERLAGAKRIAAPGCNASAVSLALAPGIHAGLIEDADIVSVLAVGPSGAGKALKTMYLASEILGSANPYAVGGTHRHIPEIQQSLRKAGAPSPTISFTPVLVPMSRGILATSTARARSGVSAAQVQAAWEEAYAGEPFVQVLPAGSVPRTSDVLGANTVSIGVALDAAAGRVVTVLAIDNLYKGTAGAAIQSANIALGLAETAGLSVNGVAP, from the coding sequence ATGACTCTCTCGGTCGCCGTCGCCGGCGCTTCCGGGTACGCAGGCGGGGAGCTGCTGCGCATCCTCGCCGATCACCCCGATTTCGATATCCGCACCGTGACCGCGCACCAGAACGCCGGTCAGCCGCTCGCCGCCCACCAGCCGCAGCTGCGCTCGCTGGCCGGCCTCACCCTCTCGGAGAGCACGGCGGAGAACCTGGCGGGGCACGATGCGGTCTTCCTCGCCCTTCCGCACGGGAAGTCGGGAGAGATCGCCGCGCAGCTGCCGGCGGACACCCTCGTGGTCGACTGCGGCGCCGATCACCGGCTGGAAGACCCGGGCGCGTGGGCGGCGTTCTACGGCGGTGAGCACTTCGGTTCGTGGGCCTACGGCGTCCCGGAGCTGCCGGTCGGCGCGGGGAAACAGCGCGAGCGTCTCGCCGGGGCCAAGCGGATCGCGGCGCCGGGATGTAATGCGAGTGCGGTGTCGCTGGCGCTCGCCCCCGGCATCCACGCCGGGTTGATCGAGGACGCCGATATCGTCTCCGTGCTCGCGGTCGGGCCCTCGGGCGCGGGGAAGGCGCTGAAGACGATGTACCTCGCGAGCGAGATCCTCGGTTCGGCGAACCCGTACGCGGTCGGCGGGACGCACCGGCACATCCCGGAGATCCAGCAGAGCCTGCGGAAGGCGGGCGCGCCCTCGCCGACGATCTCGTTCACACCGGTCCTGGTGCCGATGTCGCGCGGAATCCTGGCGACCTCCACCGCCCGCGCGAGATCGGGCGTCAGTGCTGCGCAGGTGCAGGCTGCGTGGGAGGAGGCGTACGCGGGGGAGCCGTTCGTGCAGGTGCTGCCGGCGGGGAGCGTGCCGCGCACCTCGGATGTGCTCGGCGCCAACACGGTTTCGATCGGAGTCGCGCTGGACGCGGCCGCCGGCCGGGTCGTCACGGTGCTCGCGATCGACAATCTGTACAAGGGAACCGCCGGGGCGGCCATCCAGTCCGCCAACATCGCCCTCGGCCTCGCCGAGACCGCCGGCCTGAGCGTGAATGGAGTCGCCCCGTGA
- a CDS encoding acetylornithine transaminase translates to MSGDPNGRIDGAEWKSRYAETMMRTLATPKLLLERGQGCRVWDVDGNEYLDFLAGIAVNSLGHAHPALVEAVSGQVATLAHVSNYFSTAPQLELAERLRAIAGAGEQGRVLFANSGAEANEAAFKLARLNRGPHGVRTRVLALRNAFHGRTMGALALTGKPPMREAFEPLPGGVEHIDSTIAALEHAIDDRVAALFVEPVKGEAGVLELPAGFLRRARELTEQHGVLLVLDEIQTGVGRTGAWFAYQHEGILPDAVTVAKGIAGGVPIGALVTFGWASDLFTQGQHGSTFGGNPLATAAANAVLGEIERAGLVENAARRGGELRAIIRSYDSPLIGEVRGAGLLVGIGLTGGEANRLSDAALAQGLIVNAPNESSIRLAPPLIVGDAELAEFRERFGRALAAL, encoded by the coding sequence ATGAGCGGCGACCCGAACGGCCGGATCGACGGCGCAGAGTGGAAGTCGCGCTACGCCGAGACCATGATGCGCACCCTCGCCACGCCGAAGCTCCTGCTCGAGCGCGGCCAGGGCTGCCGGGTGTGGGACGTGGACGGCAACGAGTACCTCGACTTCCTGGCCGGGATCGCGGTCAACTCGCTCGGCCACGCCCATCCCGCGCTGGTGGAGGCCGTGAGCGGCCAGGTGGCGACCCTCGCACACGTCTCCAACTACTTCTCGACGGCCCCGCAGCTGGAGCTCGCCGAGCGGCTGCGGGCGATCGCCGGCGCGGGGGAGCAGGGCCGCGTCCTGTTCGCCAACTCCGGGGCCGAGGCGAACGAAGCGGCCTTCAAGCTGGCCCGCCTGAACCGCGGACCGCACGGCGTCCGCACGCGGGTACTCGCCCTGCGCAACGCGTTCCACGGTCGCACGATGGGCGCGCTCGCCCTCACCGGCAAGCCGCCGATGCGCGAAGCGTTCGAACCGCTGCCGGGCGGGGTGGAGCACATCGACTCGACCATCGCCGCGCTGGAGCACGCGATCGACGACCGGGTCGCGGCCCTCTTCGTCGAGCCGGTCAAAGGCGAGGCGGGTGTGCTCGAGCTGCCGGCCGGGTTCCTGCGGCGCGCTCGCGAGCTCACCGAGCAGCACGGCGTCCTGCTCGTCCTGGACGAGATCCAGACCGGCGTCGGGCGAACCGGAGCCTGGTTCGCCTACCAACACGAGGGCATTCTCCCGGACGCCGTGACGGTCGCGAAGGGCATCGCCGGCGGGGTCCCGATCGGCGCGCTCGTCACTTTCGGCTGGGCCTCCGACCTCTTCACGCAGGGACAGCATGGCTCCACGTTCGGCGGCAACCCGCTCGCGACAGCGGCGGCCAACGCCGTGCTCGGCGAGATCGAGCGCGCGGGACTCGTGGAGAACGCGGCGCGCCGCGGCGGCGAGCTGCGGGCGATCATCCGCTCCTACGACTCCCCGCTGATCGGCGAGGTGCGCGGCGCGGGGCTCCTCGTCGGCATCGGCCTGACCGGAGGCGAGGCGAACCGGCTGTCGGACGCCGCGCTCGCGCAGGGTCTCATCGTCAACGCCCCGAACGAGTCCAGCATCCGCCTCGCGCCGCCGCTCATCGTGGGCGATGCCGAGCTCGCCGAGTTCCGCGAGCGGTTCGGCCGCGCTTTGGCCGCCCTCTGA
- the argB gene encoding acetylglutamate kinase, producing MTKEEDAFETVERAAATAKAAALIESLPWLKTFHDRIIVVKFGGNAMVSEELQRTFAEDMVYLRYAGLRPVVVHGGGPQISAMLDRLGIQSEFRGGYRVTTAEAMEVVRMVLTGQINRDIVGTINKHGPLAAGLSGEDAALFQGRKRGAVVDGEEVDLGLVGDVIGVNPEAVLAQLDAGRIPVVSSIAPDADEPGQSLNVNADAAAAALAVALRAAKLVILTDVAGLYGDWPNRDSLLSKITAPELRELLPGLESGMIPKMAACLAAVDGGVEKAAIIDGRIEHSILLEVFTQSGIGTEVVPV from the coding sequence ATGACGAAAGAAGAAGACGCCTTCGAGACGGTCGAGCGCGCCGCCGCCACAGCCAAGGCCGCCGCCCTCATCGAGTCGCTCCCGTGGCTCAAGACTTTCCACGACCGCATCATCGTGGTGAAGTTCGGCGGCAATGCGATGGTGAGCGAGGAGCTTCAGCGCACTTTCGCCGAGGATATGGTCTACCTCCGCTACGCCGGTCTGCGCCCGGTCGTCGTCCACGGCGGCGGTCCGCAGATCTCCGCGATGCTCGACCGGCTCGGCATCCAGAGCGAGTTCCGGGGCGGCTACCGCGTGACCACGGCCGAGGCGATGGAGGTGGTGCGCATGGTGCTCACCGGCCAGATCAACCGCGACATCGTGGGCACCATCAACAAGCACGGCCCCCTCGCGGCCGGGCTCTCCGGCGAGGACGCCGCGCTGTTCCAGGGCCGCAAGCGCGGCGCGGTGGTGGACGGCGAAGAGGTCGACCTCGGACTCGTCGGCGATGTGATCGGCGTGAACCCGGAGGCTGTGCTCGCCCAGCTCGACGCCGGGCGCATTCCGGTCGTCTCCTCGATCGCCCCGGACGCCGACGAGCCGGGACAATCCCTCAACGTGAACGCGGACGCCGCCGCCGCCGCCCTCGCCGTGGCGCTCCGCGCCGCGAAGCTCGTCATCCTGACCGACGTCGCCGGGCTGTACGGCGACTGGCCCAACCGGGACTCGCTGCTGTCGAAGATCACCGCGCCGGAGCTGCGCGAGCTGCTCCCGGGCCTCGAATCGGGCATGATCCCGAAGATGGCGGCCTGTCTGGCGGCGGTCGACGGGGGAGTGGAGAAGGCCGCGATCATCGACGGGCGCATCGAGCACTCGATCCTGCTCGAAGTGTTCACACAGTCCGGGATCGGAACGGAGGTGGTGCCGGTATGA